One genomic region from Labeo rohita strain BAU-BD-2019 chromosome 7, IGBB_LRoh.1.0, whole genome shotgun sequence encodes:
- the LOC127167735 gene encoding uncharacterized protein LOC127167735 has protein sequence MTSKPEEAEVSEVSAAQSASDAGEARTLVEVTFQKNPSQKYKYLEAEPKILGVTEIALTVFFVLCRLTFYNGSSEWILNSLMLVFSCVGIISGSVAIAAQKLHLPTLKACLGMQMVTCMAYSFCFLGTIVLPYSDVTGCWRFYNHSEVAYENDACAPLEKGLSQLYSLDQLMEATQIVLSITLAAYCCKVIPCCFPRSHVPVIMMPPTAPQ, from the exons ATGACCA GCAAACCAGAGGAGGCAGAGGTTTCGGAGGTTTCTGCAGCCCAGAGTGCGAGCGATGCGGGCGAGGCGCGGACGTTAGTGGAGGTTACTTTCCAGAAGAACCCcagtcaaaaatacaaatacctGGAGGCAGAGCCCAAGATTTTAGGG GTGACAGAGATCGCGCTGACTGTCTTCTTCGTTCTTTGCAGACTTACGTTTTATAATGGATCATCTGAATggattttaaacagtttaatgCTGGTGTTTTCATGTGTT GGCATAATTTCTGGCAGTGTGGCGATAGCAGCGCAGAAACTTCACCTGCCAACA CTCAAGGCTTGTTTGGGAATGCAGATGGTCACATGTATGGCatattctttctgttttttggGAACAATTGTTCTGCCATATTCAGATGTCACTGGCTGCTGGCGCTTCTATAATCACAGCGAGGTGGCATATGAAAATGACGCTTGTGCACCATTAGAG AAGGGATTAAGCCAACTGTATTCATTAGATCAACTCATGGAGGCAACTCAGATTGTCCTCTCTATCACATTAGCCGCATACTGCTGCAAAGTGATTCCTTGCTGCTTTCCCAGATCTCATGTG CCTGTCATTATGATGCCACCCACAGCGCCCCAATGA